Proteins encoded in a region of the Phycisphaerae bacterium genome:
- a CDS encoding VWA domain-containing protein, with product MKGTRRIEWLFFFLACGPVSLVLSGGGCSEGPQFGAAVGLPVQVPKGSPRSHSAKGGAGMPEAPPGSLPSPEEELWVIQRPEEPDFQPTEGQPGTGALMAKMPGDKEIPLPLKHTDVKAAISGYIAMVDVRQEYHNPYEGKIEAVYVFPLPHNAAVKEFVMTVGQRKIRGIIRDRKEAEEIYREARDQGYVASLLTQERPNVFTQKVANIEAGKAIDINIRYFNTLTYLDGCYEFVFPMVVGPRFNPPGNTDGVGSAPRDQPGRSGQHTEVTYLKPGERSGHDIALSVEIEAGVAIEQIECLSHVVAVRKGAPEKATVALSNFDAIPNKDFVLRYRVAGGAVKSAMLTHQDQRGGFFALMVYPPEGLAALKRKPVEMIFLLDCSGSMDGQPIAQVKNAIERALHRMEAGDSFQIIRFSNNASALGPKPLEATPANVARGLRYLRSLESEGGTMVIEGVKAALDFPHDPSRLRFVCLMTDGFIGNEPEIIAETHQRLGASRIFSFGVGEGPNRYFMEGMAKVGRGAVAYLSLKDSASRVMDAFFERISHPAMTDLQIDWGGLRVTDVYPERVPDLLVGRPVVVTGRFTGAGGPNVRITGQVGGERRDMVVPTHLGEASARHPALPAVWARMKIADLSDWATSEPARTRIDQVRSLALEYGLMSAYTAFVAVDSFTRTAGDHGTTVQVPVPVPEGVRYKTAVEGAERGTDRGEPMASDRDVQRTP from the coding sequence ATGAAAGGGACCCGAAGGATCGAATGGCTGTTCTTCTTCCTGGCGTGTGGCCCGGTCAGTCTGGTGTTGAGCGGCGGGGGGTGTTCGGAAGGGCCGCAGTTTGGGGCTGCTGTGGGATTGCCAGTTCAGGTTCCCAAGGGATCGCCAAGGAGTCACTCGGCCAAGGGGGGTGCGGGGATGCCTGAAGCCCCGCCGGGCTCGCTGCCCTCTCCCGAGGAGGAGCTGTGGGTCATTCAGCGGCCGGAGGAGCCCGACTTTCAGCCGACCGAGGGCCAACCCGGTACAGGGGCGCTCATGGCGAAGATGCCGGGTGACAAGGAGATCCCCCTGCCGCTGAAGCACACCGACGTCAAGGCGGCCATCAGCGGCTACATCGCCATGGTAGACGTGCGGCAGGAGTATCACAACCCTTACGAGGGCAAGATCGAAGCCGTCTACGTTTTCCCGCTCCCGCACAACGCCGCGGTCAAAGAGTTTGTCATGACGGTTGGTCAGCGCAAGATCCGCGGCATCATTCGTGACCGCAAGGAAGCTGAGGAGATCTACCGGGAGGCCCGCGACCAGGGCTACGTCGCATCGCTGCTCACCCAGGAGCGGCCCAACGTTTTCACTCAGAAGGTAGCCAATATCGAGGCAGGCAAAGCCATCGACATCAACATCCGTTACTTCAACACCCTGACCTATCTCGATGGGTGCTACGAGTTTGTTTTCCCGATGGTCGTCGGTCCGCGGTTCAATCCGCCCGGCAACACGGACGGTGTGGGCTCTGCTCCGCGAGATCAGCCGGGCCGTTCGGGCCAGCACACCGAGGTGACGTACCTCAAGCCCGGCGAACGCAGCGGGCACGACATCGCCCTCTCCGTCGAGATCGAGGCCGGAGTCGCCATTGAGCAGATCGAGTGCCTCAGTCACGTCGTTGCCGTTCGCAAGGGCGCCCCCGAGAAGGCGACCGTGGCGCTGAGCAACTTCGACGCGATTCCCAACAAGGACTTCGTTCTCCGCTACCGGGTGGCGGGCGGCGCGGTCAAATCCGCCATGCTGACCCACCAGGATCAGCGCGGTGGATTCTTCGCGCTAATGGTTTATCCGCCCGAGGGGCTCGCGGCACTCAAACGGAAGCCGGTGGAGATGATCTTCTTGCTGGACTGCTCCGGCAGCATGGACGGTCAGCCCATCGCCCAGGTCAAGAACGCGATCGAGCGGGCTCTGCACCGCATGGAGGCGGGTGACAGCTTCCAGATCATCCGCTTCTCGAACAATGCCTCCGCCCTCGGCCCGAAGCCGCTTGAAGCCACGCCCGCCAACGTTGCTCGCGGATTGAGGTATCTGCGAAGCTTGGAAAGTGAAGGGGGTACGATGGTCATCGAGGGCGTCAAGGCGGCCCTCGACTTTCCCCACGATCCGAGTCGTCTCCGTTTCGTCTGTCTCATGACCGACGGCTTCATTGGCAACGAGCCCGAGATCATTGCCGAGACCCACCAGCGGCTGGGCGCGTCCCGCATTTTCAGCTTTGGTGTGGGCGAAGGGCCCAACCGCTACTTCATGGAAGGCATGGCCAAGGTGGGCCGCGGAGCGGTGGCCTACCTGAGCCTCAAGGACTCGGCCAGCCGGGTGATGGATGCTTTCTTCGAGCGGATCAGTCATCCCGCGATGACCGATCTGCAGATCGACTGGGGGGGGCTGCGGGTGACCGACGTCTATCCGGAGCGGGTTCCCGATCTTCTCGTGGGCCGACCGGTCGTGGTGACGGGGCGGTTCACCGGTGCGGGCGGCCCGAACGTACGGATCACCGGCCAGGTTGGCGGCGAGCGCCGTGACATGGTTGTCCCTACGCACCTTGGTGAGGCCTCCGCCCGCCACCCGGCCCTGCCCGCGGTCTGGGCCCGGATGAAGATCGCCGACCTCTCCGACTGGGCGACGAGCGAACCTGCGAGGACGCGGATCGACCAGGTCAGATCCCTGGCCCTGGAATACGGTCTGATGTCCGCCTACACGGCCTTTGTCGCGGTTGACTCGTTCACCCGGACGGCGGGCGACCACGGCACGACCGTCCAAGTTCCCGTCCCAGTCCCGGAAGGCGTGCGATACAAGACGGCCGTCGAGGGAGCCGAACGGGGTACGGACCGGGGCGAGCCGATGGCAAGCGATCGCGACGTGCAGCGGACACCGTGA
- a CDS encoding sigma-70 family RNA polymerase sigma factor, with translation MRPYSESDPRSDEDLLAAARGGDSAAFEALYYRYRDWVTRLALRWTGHPDDALDVLQETFIYLLGKLPGLRLSARMTTFLYPVVKHLAQAARRKRGRFASDEAAMSSAAAVASEGGPMARADLLEVLAGLPEAQRETVLMRFVDDMELHEIGEALAVPTGTVKSRLHHALAALRADPRTRRYFGA, from the coding sequence TTGCGGCCATATTCCGAGTCAGACCCGCGGAGCGACGAGGACCTATTGGCTGCGGCCCGGGGGGGCGACTCGGCGGCCTTCGAGGCTCTTTACTACCGGTATCGTGATTGGGTGACCCGGCTGGCGCTCCGCTGGACGGGGCATCCTGACGACGCGTTGGATGTCCTTCAGGAGACATTCATTTACCTCCTGGGCAAGTTGCCCGGTTTGCGGCTGTCCGCCCGCATGACCACGTTTCTGTACCCGGTCGTGAAGCATCTCGCTCAGGCTGCTCGGCGTAAGCGAGGTCGGTTTGCCTCTGATGAGGCGGCGATGTCCTCGGCGGCGGCCGTCGCTTCCGAGGGTGGCCCGATGGCTCGTGCCGACCTGCTCGAGGTGCTGGCCGGTCTGCCGGAAGCCCAGCGGGAGACGGTACTTATGCGTTTCGTGGACGACATGGAGTTGCACGAGATCGGCGAGGCCCTGGCCGTGCCGACGGGGACGGTGAAGTCGCGGCTTCATCATGCCCTGGCCGCCTTGCGGGCGGATCCGCGGACTCGGAGGTACTTCGGTGCCTGA
- a CDS encoding lamin tail domain-containing protein has translation MSHRPPRIVALACATLAVTAGTGLAGTIADAKTHAAGETVTIDSAVITSTTDLINSSSSDSMYIQDETGGLTIYGSPTAIGAILAIAGEGDAISITGKVVIYNGLFELGTPFTDVVKLGHPGVPAPTEVAVADFQDNSPTAEAMESKLVKLGNVVFNQTGNFAYNVNYTVKDANNPAPTPAATTRVSTSLLNLVGEPIPTVAVDLVGIFSQYSFSNPAAGYQLLLRSKSDVIPVNGNFPPNVLAPPPLAINQGASPITLTIQATDPDNGPFPLKYSVKTGAAGTGPSLSLPFCGTLTDPASTPAGNDVTAGGPLVGNQVVLTPNPDASGWFVFTLAADDGANTGEAKVNVFIQDSTRAVITEIMYAPANNNPDEANFDSDWEWIEITNRTDTDIYLGSLLDGALTTQDNLYYLTLPANATLVLAKPDRAVWTRSMFLTEWSPLADTTVLQMFGYGLEGEPRLGNGGDLLRLFDADGRLLDVVAFTNGDGWPIANYQSSIYLRHDAIDTAANDNGTNWQLSVSGSCDAWTTPGGDIGSPGIIPSNDCSFPPTADNLEAFVTQDSSAGVAITLAGSDPDGNEVTFQIVTDPASGTMTDPDNNDASVGAGSTLAGTHVRYFPATGMSGDVTFTYKVNDGSNDSPTATVTVHIIPPAPDKVIITEIMYNPSNLDANWEWVEVHNLTDNPVDLKTLNDAKNENDGNLAGMTLLAHETRIIVKEEIAGANPRTLADFLAEWSPLTADQVLAIGGTSILPALNNTGGDTLTLIGADNAVLDTVVYEVDSANGWPSNDGRASIYLQAGSLTTAGNDLGTHWALSVDGTDGAYRSATSETDITYDVGSPGILPSSIPVTPPAVLSMASRKSHGTTGTFDILNTDAKPIECRKGGPTQLVVTFDKTIAQVTGTNADVSLSSGTVDSLVIDGPTLTINLTGTADSATLVVGFAGIAASGTPTAQVTDTARICVQIGDVNQDGRVNVLDMTRVRNNTGATIATTNFTADLNVDGRVNTLDMTTVRLNLGKVPINCP, from the coding sequence ATGTCCCATCGTCCCCCCCGTATCGTCGCCCTCGCCTGTGCCACCCTGGCCGTGACCGCCGGCACCGGCCTGGCTGGGACAATCGCCGACGCCAAGACACACGCCGCGGGTGAGACGGTGACGATCGACAGCGCGGTCATCACCTCCACCACCGACCTGATCAACAGCTCCTCAAGCGATTCAATGTACATCCAGGATGAAACCGGCGGCCTCACCATCTACGGCTCACCAACGGCTATCGGGGCCATCCTCGCCATCGCCGGGGAAGGCGACGCCATCAGCATCACCGGCAAAGTCGTCATCTACAACGGGCTGTTCGAACTGGGCACCCCCTTCACCGATGTGGTCAAGCTCGGACATCCCGGCGTCCCGGCACCGACCGAAGTCGCCGTCGCAGACTTCCAGGACAATAGCCCCACCGCCGAAGCAATGGAGAGCAAACTGGTCAAGCTCGGGAACGTCGTCTTCAACCAGACCGGCAACTTTGCCTACAACGTCAACTACACGGTCAAGGACGCCAACAACCCCGCTCCAACACCCGCGGCCACGACCCGCGTGTCCACGTCACTGCTCAACCTCGTGGGCGAGCCCATCCCGACCGTCGCAGTCGACCTGGTCGGCATCTTCAGCCAGTATAGCTTCAGCAACCCCGCCGCCGGCTACCAGCTCCTGCTACGCAGCAAGTCCGACGTGATCCCGGTCAACGGCAACTTCCCGCCTAACGTCCTCGCCCCGCCACCCCTCGCCATTAACCAAGGCGCCAGCCCCATTACCCTGACCATCCAGGCCACCGACCCGGACAACGGACCGTTCCCGCTCAAGTACAGCGTCAAAACCGGAGCCGCCGGCACCGGACCCTCGCTGAGCCTGCCCTTCTGCGGCACCCTGACCGATCCCGCAAGCACCCCGGCCGGCAATGACGTCACGGCCGGCGGCCCACTGGTCGGCAACCAGGTCGTGTTGACACCCAACCCCGACGCGAGCGGATGGTTCGTCTTCACCCTGGCGGCCGACGATGGCGCCAACACCGGCGAGGCCAAGGTCAACGTCTTCATCCAGGACAGCACCCGGGCGGTCATCACCGAAATCATGTACGCACCCGCCAACAACAATCCCGACGAGGCCAACTTCGACAGCGACTGGGAGTGGATCGAGATCACCAACCGCACCGATACCGACATCTACCTGGGATCCCTCCTCGACGGCGCCCTGACCACCCAGGACAACCTCTACTATCTCACCCTCCCCGCCAACGCCACCCTCGTGCTCGCCAAGCCCGACCGCGCAGTCTGGACCCGATCCATGTTCCTCACCGAGTGGAGCCCGCTGGCCGACACCACCGTCCTCCAAATGTTCGGCTACGGACTCGAGGGCGAACCGAGGCTGGGTAACGGCGGCGACCTCCTGCGATTGTTCGACGCCGACGGGAGACTGCTCGACGTGGTCGCTTTCACCAACGGCGACGGCTGGCCAATCGCCAACTACCAGAGCAGCATCTACCTGCGACACGACGCCATCGACACCGCCGCGAACGACAACGGGACCAACTGGCAGCTGTCCGTCTCCGGCTCCTGTGACGCCTGGACCACGCCCGGCGGAGACATCGGCAGCCCAGGGATCATACCCAGTAATGACTGTAGCTTCCCGCCAACCGCCGACAACCTCGAGGCCTTCGTCACCCAAGACAGCTCGGCCGGCGTGGCCATCACCCTGGCGGGCTCCGACCCGGACGGCAACGAGGTGACCTTCCAGATCGTCACCGATCCGGCCAGCGGTACCATGACCGACCCGGACAACAACGACGCCAGCGTGGGCGCCGGCAGCACCCTGGCCGGTACCCACGTCCGCTACTTCCCGGCCACGGGCATGAGCGGCGACGTCACCTTCACCTACAAGGTCAACGACGGCTCAAACGACTCGCCAACGGCCACCGTCACCGTCCACATCATTCCACCCGCCCCGGACAAGGTGATCATCACCGAGATCATGTACAACCCGAGCAACCTCGACGCCAATTGGGAGTGGGTCGAAGTCCACAACCTGACCGACAACCCCGTCGATCTCAAGACCCTCAACGACGCCAAGAACGAGAACGACGGGAACCTGGCTGGCATGACCCTGCTGGCCCACGAAACCAGAATCATTGTGAAGGAGGAAATCGCTGGAGCGAACCCCCGGACACTCGCCGACTTCCTCGCGGAATGGTCGCCTCTGACCGCCGACCAGGTGCTCGCCATCGGCGGCACCAGCATCCTGCCCGCCCTGAACAACACCGGCGGCGATACCCTCACGCTCATCGGCGCGGACAACGCCGTCCTCGATACCGTCGTCTACGAAGTCGACAGCGCCAATGGCTGGCCCAGCAATGACGGCAGGGCCAGCATCTACCTCCAGGCCGGATCCCTGACCACCGCGGGCAACGACCTCGGAACCCACTGGGCCCTGTCAGTCGACGGCACCGACGGAGCGTACCGCAGCGCGACCAGCGAAACCGACATAACCTACGACGTGGGCAGCCCCGGCATCCTGCCCAGCAGCATCCCCGTCACCCCGCCGGCCGTTCTCTCCATGGCCTCACGCAAGAGCCACGGCACCACCGGAACATTCGACATCCTCAACACAGATGCCAAGCCGATCGAGTGCCGCAAGGGCGGACCGACCCAGCTGGTCGTCACCTTCGACAAGACCATCGCCCAAGTGACCGGCACGAACGCCGATGTTAGCCTCTCCAGCGGGACCGTCGATTCCCTGGTCATCGACGGCCCCACCCTGACCATCAACCTGACCGGGACCGCGGATTCCGCCACCCTCGTCGTCGGCTTCGCGGGCATCGCCGCCAGCGGTACTCCCACCGCGCAAGTGACCGACACGGCCCGCATCTGCGTCCAGATCGGCGATGTGAACCAGGATGGCAGGGTCAACGTGCTCGACATGACCCGAGTACGCAACAACACCGGGGCTACCATCGCGACGACCAACTTCACGGCCGACCTCAATGTGGACGGCAGAGTGAACACGCTGGACATGACCACCGTGCGCCTCAACCTCGGCAAGGTGCCGATCAACTGCCCGTGA
- a CDS encoding PQQ-binding-like beta-propeller repeat protein yields MQQAHPRLSVVLCAAASLVLVTAVGAGAAWQAAPPTNRSQSRPAETQHASAGPYAAVLHPSEEASTLLSRANDGIERQDWKLAIDSLQRIIELPGEHVLTADGQLYESARRHAQRALAQLPEAGRQAYRLVHDGEAAALFEQAKREHDLDLCRTVADRFLLSGVGDEAAVTLADWLMDEGRFSEAASVLQWLRTVYPDSDLPTWVVPSRWAICLARLGQPERAAERLAEAATAQPDAADPSRRDERVRQLRVLLDKAQPARAAQRAAGWPIAMGTAARSGPMPAVEPAFPPELPWHMALPITPPREGLGRLQRFAVRQKLLPAALPVTDGRLVLFKAADQLLALDSETFEIVWQSETPATEVAQVPPQLIQQGVVLGPGGWVVQGGNDPDAVLARHSLVTQVYGDSVGGGVALAFGSALTIEWPVRLPDPIPLWNPNGQPMLQRGYYAPAGLVPNRLAAYAMADGKLLWSTENSPDLAGAQFLAVPVVLGDHLVAPCRLGSDLYAIVLDPQTGGLVRHIYLCGIGSELFDPLYALSPCVVDGVVYFPTGRGVLVAMEASDFSIRWVSRYDQAAGKTIGDSWLPTPAMAVADVVLLAPQDADFLLCIDRASGRIRWMVPRANAQYVIAATDQRVWLGGETVVAADIETGRPVWTQPCAEASGRGILAGDRLYLPTVSGLVAMDAGSGRAIDVPPQGEREPLGNLLAWDGALYSLAAFDVHKYPDLGQGYRDALARHGAEPADGSAAIRLAWLELLRGKPDAALVVLGAVPPAFEAHSPQRYSHLVHLKVTAMLDLASGPDLAPARALELLEQARAIARSPGDAIHTAVALGDHYHRNRRVLDACRQYLSLVLSAAGDEMLNQGEGYESRARMLAARRLAKALGDLSEGDQRVFLAEIRTRFRRESEEEEQAFLGWAMESEELGQPSCEAAVLLGAWAASEYRFEQAERCFARAMHHPASPPGVKAEAIARLAGLYLQPEDLHQPAAAVALLDRLAGEFASVPLPADLLLDPSAERAVAPVGEDRKTLPAAQLAARLRERVATEMLTRHQAALAPAVLGVPGPPQVVSPSDRVPILVRGDRSEPLVDKRLVLEGTSRVEAQAAAVLAPPLWEADLRLLHELSVESEQESQQERRMDLLLRSGRRNRSRVRGVIEGQTLVMSSPVGLYALGTLTGRRLWSRPFDPPLTAARESAFSDAWVWLHQGYVISADARGRLEVCRADAGDRVLWQRTNNRQSWYWVRARGEYVVAMEAGLEHVDIFALSDGRTIGSCSFVQGDDRVSIMLFDGVICGPAQAQDVAAFNLATPGVERWRLAGTDRIAQLFKPAPDLLAVADQSGQLSLVDPLSGKVCWQTRVEACAEGVLDGVVQGGILYVCGMQRRATGGARLGIERQRWGVAALRMADGSVIWQQGELPARTHLSAEVLKASANAIPIASIVAAEPSPARAGGQVSDHDQDVVAVESRLGVMVPRLLLLDKATGRAIGQPVVPTQPAGVAGRSILDVQVWPDRVDVLLESTWLQFPCPR; encoded by the coding sequence ATGCAGCAAGCTCACCCCAGACTCTCGGTCGTTCTCTGCGCGGCCGCCTCGCTGGTCTTGGTGACCGCGGTGGGGGCTGGAGCGGCTTGGCAGGCCGCCCCGCCAACGAATCGGAGCCAGAGCCGGCCGGCAGAAACGCAACACGCCTCGGCCGGTCCCTACGCGGCGGTGCTGCATCCCAGCGAGGAGGCGAGCACGCTGCTGAGCCGGGCAAACGACGGCATCGAACGCCAGGATTGGAAGCTCGCCATCGACTCGCTGCAGCGGATCATTGAACTGCCCGGCGAGCATGTGCTGACGGCGGACGGGCAGCTCTATGAGTCGGCTCGGCGGCACGCCCAACGGGCTTTGGCCCAACTGCCCGAGGCGGGCCGCCAGGCCTACCGACTGGTCCATGACGGTGAGGCCGCCGCCTTGTTCGAGCAGGCCAAACGGGAGCACGATCTCGACCTGTGCCGGACGGTGGCGGATCGCTTCCTGCTGTCCGGGGTCGGCGACGAAGCGGCCGTCACCCTGGCCGACTGGCTCATGGACGAGGGGCGGTTCTCTGAAGCGGCCAGCGTGCTGCAGTGGTTGCGGACGGTCTACCCGGATTCCGATCTTCCCACCTGGGTCGTACCATCCCGCTGGGCGATCTGCCTGGCCAGGCTGGGCCAACCCGAACGTGCCGCCGAACGGCTGGCCGAGGCGGCGACCGCCCAGCCGGACGCGGCGGATCCCTCGCGGCGCGACGAGCGGGTCCGGCAGTTGCGGGTGTTGCTCGACAAGGCTCAGCCCGCGCGGGCCGCGCAGCGGGCGGCCGGTTGGCCGATCGCGATGGGCACCGCGGCTCGTTCGGGGCCCATGCCGGCGGTCGAGCCGGCGTTCCCGCCCGAGTTGCCCTGGCACATGGCCTTGCCGATCACACCCCCGCGCGAAGGGCTGGGCCGGCTCCAGCGCTTCGCCGTCCGGCAGAAGCTCCTGCCTGCGGCGCTGCCGGTCACGGACGGTCGGCTCGTGCTTTTCAAGGCCGCAGACCAGTTGCTCGCCCTGGACAGCGAGACGTTCGAGATCGTCTGGCAGAGCGAGACGCCTGCCACCGAGGTCGCCCAGGTCCCCCCGCAGCTGATCCAGCAGGGCGTTGTGCTTGGGCCGGGCGGATGGGTGGTCCAGGGAGGTAACGACCCGGATGCCGTTCTGGCGCGGCATTCGCTGGTTACCCAGGTCTATGGCGACAGTGTGGGCGGGGGAGTGGCACTGGCCTTCGGAAGTGCACTCACGATCGAGTGGCCCGTCCGGCTGCCGGATCCGATTCCGCTGTGGAATCCCAACGGGCAGCCGATGCTCCAGCGGGGCTACTATGCCCCTGCCGGGCTAGTCCCGAACCGGCTGGCGGCCTACGCCATGGCGGACGGCAAGCTCCTCTGGTCCACGGAGAACAGCCCCGATCTGGCTGGGGCCCAGTTCCTGGCCGTGCCGGTGGTCTTGGGTGATCATCTGGTGGCGCCTTGCCGGCTGGGTTCGGATCTGTACGCCATCGTGCTTGATCCTCAAACCGGGGGACTGGTCCGGCACATCTACCTCTGCGGGATCGGATCGGAACTGTTCGATCCCCTGTACGCCTTGTCCCCGTGCGTGGTCGACGGAGTGGTCTACTTCCCCACCGGGCGAGGCGTCCTGGTGGCCATGGAAGCAAGCGACTTCTCGATTCGCTGGGTGTCGCGGTACGACCAGGCCGCAGGTAAGACCATCGGCGATTCCTGGCTGCCCACGCCGGCGATGGCTGTGGCCGACGTGGTACTCCTGGCTCCCCAGGACGCCGACTTTCTCCTGTGCATCGACCGGGCGAGCGGGCGGATCCGGTGGATGGTGCCGCGGGCCAATGCTCAGTACGTCATCGCCGCAACCGATCAGCGGGTGTGGCTGGGCGGCGAGACCGTGGTGGCCGCGGATATCGAGACCGGTCGGCCGGTTTGGACGCAGCCCTGCGCCGAGGCCAGCGGGCGGGGCATTCTCGCGGGCGACCGGCTTTACCTGCCCACCGTGTCCGGTCTGGTGGCGATGGATGCGGGCAGTGGACGAGCCATCGATGTGCCTCCACAGGGCGAGCGTGAGCCTCTGGGCAACCTGTTGGCCTGGGACGGAGCCCTCTACAGCCTGGCGGCCTTCGACGTCCACAAGTATCCGGACCTGGGCCAGGGCTACCGGGACGCCTTGGCCCGGCACGGTGCCGAGCCGGCCGACGGTTCGGCGGCGATTCGCCTGGCCTGGCTGGAACTGCTTCGCGGCAAACCCGACGCCGCCCTGGTCGTTCTGGGCGCGGTGCCGCCCGCGTTCGAGGCCCACAGTCCGCAGCGTTACAGCCACCTGGTTCACCTCAAGGTGACGGCCATGCTGGACTTGGCTTCGGGGCCCGACCTGGCCCCGGCCCGGGCCCTGGAATTGCTCGAACAGGCCCGAGCCATCGCTCGCTCGCCGGGCGACGCGATCCACACCGCGGTGGCCCTGGGCGACCATTACCATCGCAACCGCCGCGTGCTCGATGCATGCCGCCAGTACCTTTCACTGGTACTGAGTGCAGCCGGCGACGAGATGCTGAACCAGGGCGAGGGGTACGAGAGCCGGGCTCGCATGCTGGCGGCCCGGCGGCTGGCCAAGGCCCTGGGGGATCTGTCCGAAGGTGATCAGAGGGTCTTTCTGGCTGAGATCCGCACCCGTTTTCGTCGGGAAAGTGAAGAGGAGGAGCAGGCTTTCCTGGGCTGGGCGATGGAGAGTGAGGAACTGGGCCAGCCGTCGTGCGAGGCTGCCGTCCTGCTGGGCGCGTGGGCGGCAAGCGAGTATCGCTTCGAGCAGGCCGAAAGGTGCTTTGCTCGAGCCATGCACCATCCCGCGTCACCGCCCGGCGTGAAGGCCGAGGCCATCGCTCGGCTGGCGGGGCTGTATCTGCAGCCCGAGGACCTGCATCAGCCCGCCGCGGCGGTCGCATTGCTGGATCGCCTGGCCGGCGAGTTCGCCTCGGTTCCGCTGCCCGCGGACCTGCTGCTCGATCCTTCCGCCGAGCGGGCGGTGGCGCCGGTCGGTGAGGATCGGAAGACGCTGCCCGCTGCGCAGCTTGCGGCCCGGCTTCGAGAGCGCGTGGCGACGGAGATGCTGACTCGGCATCAGGCGGCGCTGGCTCCGGCGGTGCTTGGGGTACCGGGTCCGCCTCAAGTGGTTTCTCCCAGTGATCGCGTCCCGATTCTGGTCAGGGGTGACCGCTCCGAACCGCTGGTTGACAAACGGCTCGTCCTGGAGGGCACGAGCCGGGTGGAGGCCCAGGCGGCTGCGGTGCTCGCCCCGCCCCTATGGGAGGCCGACCTGCGCCTGCTGCACGAACTGAGTGTCGAATCGGAACAGGAGAGCCAGCAGGAGCGCAGGATGGACTTGCTGCTGCGTTCCGGCCGGCGCAACCGTTCGCGCGTCCGAGGAGTTATCGAGGGGCAGACGCTGGTGATGAGCAGTCCGGTGGGCCTCTACGCACTGGGCACGCTGACCGGGCGGCGGCTCTGGTCGCGGCCCTTCGATCCCCCGCTCACCGCGGCTCGGGAATCGGCGTTCTCGGATGCGTGGGTGTGGTTGCACCAGGGATACGTGATCAGCGCGGACGCCCGTGGCCGGCTCGAGGTCTGCCGGGCCGATGCCGGCGACCGCGTGCTGTGGCAACGGACCAACAACCGGCAGTCCTGGTACTGGGTTCGGGCCCGGGGCGAGTATGTGGTCGCGATGGAAGCCGGCCTCGAGCACGTGGACATCTTCGCTCTCTCCGACGGGCGAACGATCGGTTCTTGCTCATTCGTTCAGGGTGACGATCGGGTCAGCATCATGCTGTTCGACGGCGTGATCTGCGGCCCGGCGCAGGCTCAGGATGTGGCCGCCTTCAACCTGGCCACGCCCGGAGTAGAGCGCTGGCGGCTGGCCGGGACGGACCGAATCGCCCAGCTCTTCAAGCCCGCGCCGGATCTGCTGGCCGTCGCCGATCAGTCCGGGCAGCTTTCGCTGGTGGATCCCTTGAGCGGCAAGGTGTGCTGGCAGACCCGGGTGGAGGCTTGTGCCGAAGGCGTTCTCGACGGCGTTGTCCAGGGCGGCATCCTGTACGTATGCGGGATGCAGAGACGGGCGACGGGCGGGGCTCGGCTCGGCATCGAGCGGCAGCGGTGGGGTGTCGCCGCCCTGCGGATGGCCGATGGTTCGGTCATCTGGCAGCAGGGTGAGCTTCCCGCCCGGACGCATCTGTCCGCCGAGGTGCTGAAGGCCTCGGCCAACGCCATCCCGATCGCCTCGATCGTGGCTGCCGAACCTTCGCCTGCCCGGGCCGGCGGCCAGGTGTCCGACCATGACCAGGACGTGGTCGCGGTGGAGTCGCGCCTCGGGGTGATGGTTCCGCGGCTGCTGCTCCTGGACAAGGCGACGGGGCGGGCCATTGGCCAGCCGGTCGTGCCGACCCAGCCCGCGGGGGTTGCGGGTCGGTCGATCCTGGACGTTCAGGTCTGGCCGGACAGGGTCGATGTTCTCCTGGAGTCGACCTGGCTTCAGTTCCCATGCCCGCGATGA